AGGAACGATTGGAGCTACCCGAGGAGGCGATCCTCTATAGCCGGGAGGCATTGAGCGAATTCGGCAACCTGAGCAGCGCCTTCGTGTACTTCGTGCTCAGCGCCGCCCTGAAGCATTCGGCGCCCAACGGTTGGTGGTGGATGTCCTCGTTTGGTGCCGGGTTTAGCTGTCACGGGGCCTTGTTGGAAGTGAGCTAGGGGATCAATCCCGGAGACGTGATAATGACGACCTTGGAGCGCTTACAGGCGCTGCTGGTTAAGCACAACGAAGCTACACACGGTGATCTCGTGCCGGATGCCTCGCTCGAGGCGCTCGGGCTCGACTCGATGGACACCATCGATCTGCTGTTCAACATCGAAGATGAATTCAACATCACCGTGCCGCGTGACCAGGCGCCCCTGAAGACCCTCCAGGACGTTGTCGATTACATCGATCGTTTGGTTTCAGAGCAGCACGTTCAACCCACTGTCGAGGAACGCGGTCCTTGAGAAGGGTGGTCATTACCGGGCTGGGGGTGATCTCACCGCTCGGAAATGACCCGCACGAGTTCTTCAAAAACCTGCTCGCGGGAAGGTCTGGCATCGGGAGGCTGCAAACGCCGTTCGCCGAAAAGCTGTCGATCCGCATCGGCGCGCAGGTTGATTTTGACGGCGCGCTGTTTTTCCCTCCTGGCCGCTTGAAAATTCTGGATCGAGTCAGTCAGCTCGCCCTGAGCGCGGCGGCACAGGCCGTGACCGATGCGGGGCTGGTCTTCCAAGGCGGCGACGAGCCCCGGTGCGGTGTGTATTTGGGCACGGGCATGGGAGGCGCGGA
This genomic stretch from Pseudomonadota bacterium harbors:
- a CDS encoding phosphopantetheine-binding protein — encoded protein: MTTLERLQALLVKHNEATHGDLVPDASLEALGLDSMDTIDLLFNIEDEFNITVPRDQAPLKTLQDVVDYIDRLVSEQHVQPTVEERGP